From the genome of Ananas comosus cultivar F153 linkage group 16, ASM154086v1, whole genome shotgun sequence, one region includes:
- the LOC109722514 gene encoding probable ubiquitin-conjugating enzyme E2 37, protein MAQAARLNLRMQKELKLLMTDPPPGVSLQLADNENFSSSLSSIEARIQGPDGTVYSGGTFTVKIQVPERYPFQPPNVTFVTPIYHPNIDNGGRVCLDILNLPPKGAWQPSLNISTVLTSIGLLLCEPNPDDGLMAEISREYKYNRQVFDQKARSWTEKYANPGSSAANDLNNLDAPCAVLQPLTEVEKSEAVSGNSFNVSEGSRKKLRLMGQKLSLKSKIAEKKSNDDKENLVPDDKENTFPLRATSKFEDKSLGVGSEKTPNENNNQGEGNLLVTDTVIVSDSEESEEEDDRPLRSRLSLFRKRVAGK, encoded by the exons ATGGCTCAAGCTGCGAGGTTGAATCTGAGAATGCAGAAGGAGCTTAAGCTTCTGATGACTGATCCGCCGCCTGGGGTGTCCCTCCAGCTCGCTGACAACGAGAATTTTTCATCTTCTTTGTCAAGCATTGAGGCCC GGATTCAGGGACCTGACGGAACCGTTTATTCTGGTGGCACGTTTACTGTGAAGATCCAAGTACCTGAAAG ATATCCTTTTCAACCGCCTAACGTGACATTTGTTACCCCCATTTATCACCCCAACATCGACAATGGAGGGCGTGTCTGCCTCGATATTCTCAATTTACCCCCAAAG GGGGCGTGGCAACCATCCCTAAATATTTCAACAGTCTTAACCAGTATTGGTTTACTACTGTGTGAACCAAACCCAGACGATGGCCTAATGGCTGAAATT aGTAGGGAATACAAATACAACAGGCAAGTTTTCGACCAAAAGGCTCGGTCTTGGACCGAGAAATATGCTAATCCTGGATCTAGTGCTGCTAATGACTTGAATAATTTAGATGCCCCTTGTGCG GTTCTGCAGCCGCTGACGGAAGTTGAGAAATCAGAAGCTGTTTCAGGAAATTCTTTCAATGTCAGCGAAGGAAGTCGAAAGAAGCTTCGTTTGATGGGCCAAAAGTTGTCACTTAAATCAAAAATAGCCGAAAAGAAGAGCAATGATGATAAAGAAAATCTGGTGCCAGATGATAAGGAAAATACTTTTCCGCTGCGTGCGACTTCAAAGTTCGAAGATAAATCTCTCGGTGTCGGTTCTGAGAAAACTCcgaatgaaaataataatcagGGGGAGGGAAATTTGCTGGTCACAGATACAGTTATTGTTTCAGACAGTGAAGAGAGTGAAGAGGAAGATGACAGGCCTCTGAGATCAAGATTGTCACTTTTTCGGAAGAGAGTAGCAGGAAAATGA